A stretch of the Panicum virgatum strain AP13 chromosome 9N, P.virgatum_v5, whole genome shotgun sequence genome encodes the following:
- the LOC120690334 gene encoding leucine-rich repeat receptor-like serine/threonine-protein kinase BAM2 has translation MAHSTAAASTLLLPVLLLIATSTLYGAAVDSPLSPDAAALLNLSAALTDPSGYLATHWTPDTAFCSWPRVSCDAADRRVISLDLSGLNLSGPIPAAALSSLPHLQTLNLSNNIFNSTFPEEIIASLRSLRVLDLYNNNLTGLLPAALPNLTDLVHVHLGGNFFSGSIPSSYGQWSRIRYLALSGNELTGEIPPELGNLTTLRELYLGYFNSFTGGIPPELGRLRALVRLDMANCGISGEIPPEVANLTSLGTLFLQINALSGRLPTEIGAMGALKSLDLSNNLFVGSIPASFASLKNLTLLNLFRNRLAGEIPEFIGDLPNLEVLQLWENNFTGGIPPNLGVAATGLKIVDVSTNKLTGVLPSELCAGERLETFIALGNSLFGGIPDGLAGCPSLTRIRLGENYLNGTIPAKLFTLPNLTQIELHDNLLSGELRLEDGKVSSSIGELSLFNNRLSGQMPTGIGGLVGLQKLLLAGNGLSGELPPEIGKLQQLSKADLSGNLISGEVPAAIGKCRLLTFLDLSGNKLSGRIPPELAGLRILNYLNVSHNALEGEIPPAIAGMQSLTAVDFSYNNLSGEVPATGQFAYFNATSFAGNAGLCGAFLSPCRSHGVATSAFGSLSSTSKLLLVLGLLALSIIFAAAAVLKARSLKRSAEARAWRLTAFQRLDFAVDDVLDCLKEENVIGKGGSGIVYKGAMPGGAVVAVKRLPAIGRAGAAHDDYGFSAEIQTLGRIRHRHIVRLFGFAANRETNLLVYEYMPNGSLGEVLHGKKGGHLQWATRFKIAVEAAKGLCYLHHDCSPPILHRDVKSNNILLDADFEAHVADFGLAKFLRGNAGGSECMSAIAGSYGYIAPEYAYTLKVDEKSDVYSFGVVLLELITGRKPVGEFGDGVDIVQWVRMVTGSSKEGVMKIADPRLSPVPLYELTHVFYVAMLCVAEQSVERPTMREVVQILADMPGSTSSSIDVPLVIEPKEDSSPEKKPQPQPQEGPHDSLPQQDLLSI, from the exons ATGGCGCACTCCACGGCCGCCGCTTCCACCCTTCTCCTCCcggtcctcctcctcatcgccACCTCCACCCTCtacggcgccgccgtcgactCACCCTTATCCCCGGACGCGGCCGCGCTCCTCAACCTCTCCGCTGCGCTCACGGACCCCTCGGGCTACCTCGCCACGCACTGGACGCCGGACACCGCGTTCTGCTCGTGGCCGCGCGTGTCCTGCGACGCCGCCGACAGGCGCGTCATCTCCCTCGACCTCTCCGGCCTCAACCTGTCCGGCCCCatcccggccgccgcgctctccTCCCTCCCGCACCTCCAGACGCTCAACCTCTCCAACAACATCTTCAACTCCACTTTCCCCGAAGAGATCATCGCGTCGCTCAGGAGCCTTCGCGTTCTCGACCTCTACAACAACAACCTCACGGGCCTGCTCCCGGCGGCTCTCCCCAACCTCACCGACCTTGTCCACGTCCACCTCGGCGGCAATTTCTTCTCCGGCAGCATCCCGAGTTCCTACGGCCAGTGGAGCCGTATCCGCTACCTGGCCCTCTCCGGCAATGAGCTCACCGGCGAGATACCGCCGGAGCTCGGCAATCTGACGACGTTGAGGGAGCTGTACCTCGGCTACTTCAACAGCTTCACCGGCGGGATACCGCCCGAGCTCGGCAGGCTGCGGGCGCTCGTCCGGCTCGACATGGCCAACTGCGGCATCTCCGGGGAGATCCCGCCGGAGGTGGCGAACCTCACGTCGCTGGGCACTCTGTTTCTTCAGATCAACGCCCTGTCTGGGAGGCTCCCGACGGAGATAGGCGCAATGGGGGCGCTGAAATCGCTCGACCTGTCGAACAACTTGTTCGTCGGGTCGATCCCAGCGAGCTTCGCGTCCCTGAAGAACTTGACTCTGCTGAACCTCTTCCGCAATCGCCTCGCCGGTGAGATTCCCGAGTTCATCGGCGACTTGCCAAACCTCGAGGTTCTGCAGCTGTGGGAGAACAACTTCACAGGCGGGATACCGCCGAACCTCGGCGTGGCGGCGACCGGGCTTAAGATCGTCGATGTGAGCACCAACAAGCTCACCGGCGTTCTTCCCTCCGAGCTGTgcgccggcgagcggctggAGACGTTCATTGCCCTGGGCAATTCGCTGTTCGGCGGCATTCCGGACGGGCTCGCGGGGTGCCCGTCGCTGACGAGGATTCGGCTGGGAGAGAATTATCTCAACGGCACGATACCGGCAAAGCTGTTCACCTTGCCGAACCTGACGCAGATAGAGCTGCACGACAATTTGctctccggcgagctcaggctggAAGATGGGAAGGTGTCATCGTCGATCGGGGAGCTCAGCCTGTTCAACAACCGACTGTCCGGCCAGATGCCGACCGGGATCGGTGGGCTAGTGGGACTGCAGAAGCTACTGCTCGCCGGGAACGGGCTGTCTGGCGAGCTTCCGCCCGAGATTGGGAAGCTACAGCAGCTCTCAAAGGCGGACCTTTCTGGGAACCTGATATCCGGCGAAGTGCCGGCGGCGATCGGCAAATGCCGTCTGCTCACCTTCCTGGACCTCTCGGGCAACAAGCTCTCCGGCCGcatcccgccggagctcgcTGGCCTCCGCATCCTCaactacctcaacgtatcccaCAACGCGCTCGAAGGGGAGATTCCGCCTGCCATCGCCGGCATGCAGAGCTTGACAGCCGTCGACTTCTCCTACAACAATCTCTCCGGCGAGGTCCCGGCCACCGGCCAGTTCGCCTACTTCAACGCGACCTCCTTCGCCGGCAACGCCGGGCTCTGCGGCGCGTTCCTCTCGCCGTGCCGCTCCCACGGCGTCGCGACGTCGGCCTTCGGCTCCCTCTCGTCCACCTCCAAGCTCCTCCTCGTGCTCGGCCTCCTCGCGCTGTCCATCATCttcgcggccgcggccgtgctGAAGGCGCGGTCGCTGAAGCGGTCCGCCGAGGCGCGCGCGTGGCGGCTGACGGCGTTCCAGCGGCTGGACTTCGCCGTGGACGACGTGCTCGACTGCCTCAAGGAGGAGAACGTGATCGGCAAGGGCGGGTCCGGGATCGTGTACAAGGGCGCGATgccgggcggcgcggtggtggcCGTGAAGAGGCTCCCGGCCATcgggcgcgccggcgcggcgcacgACGACTACGGCTTCTCGGCGGAGATACAGACGCTGGGGCGCATCCGGCACCGGCACATCGTGCGGCTGTTCGGGTTCGCGGCCAACCGGGAGACGAACCTGCTGGTGTACGAGTACATGCCCAACGGCAGCCTCGGCGAGGTGCTCCACGGCAAGAAGGGCGGCCACCTGCAGTGGGCGACCCGGTTCAAGATCGCCGTGGAGGCGGCCAAGGGCCTCTGCTACCTGCACCACGACTGCTCGCCGCCGATACTGCACCGCGACGTCAAGTCCAACAACATCCTCCTCGACGCCGACTTCGAGGCCCACGTCGCCGACTTCGGCCTCGCCAAGTTCCTCCGCGGCAACGCCGGCGGTTCCGAGTGCATGTCCGCCATCGCCGGCTCGTACGGCTACATCGCTCCTG AGTACGCCTACACGCTCAAGGTGGACGAGAAGAGCGACGTCTACAGCTTCGGCGTCGTGCTACTGGAGCTCATCACCGGCCGCAAGCCGGTCGGGGAGTTCGGCGACGGCGTCGACATCGTGCAGTGGGTGCGGATGGTGACCGGCTCGAGCAAGGAGGGCGTGATGAAGATCGCCGACCCGCGCCTCTCCCCGGTGCCGCTGTACGAGCTCACCCACGTCTTCTACGTCGCCATGCTCTGCGTCGCCGAGCAGAGCGTCGAGCGGCCCACGATGCGCGAGGTCGTGCAGATCCTGGCCGACATGCCCGGCTCGACGTCCTCGTCCATCGACGTCCCCCTTGTCATCGAGCCCAAGGAGGACtcgagcccggagaagaagccgcagccgcagccgcaggaaGGGCCGCACGACTCCCTGCCGCAGCAGGATCTTCTTAGTATCTAG